The following DNA comes from Candidatus Palauibacter australiensis.
CGTTCGACCCGGGCGGGATGAAGTTCACCTACGGGACGGGCGCGTTTGCGCTGCTGAACACGGGAGCGGAGCGACTCGCCTCGCGTCACGGCCTGCTCACAACGGTCGCCTGGCAACTCGAGGGGGAACGCACGTACGCGCTCGAGGGCAGCATCTTCGTCGCGGGCGCCTCGGTTCAGTGGCTGCGCGATGGGTTGGGGATCATCGCCGACGCCGCCGAGACGGAGGCTCTGGCCCGTTCGGTGGACTCGACGGGCGGGGTCGTACTGGTCCCCGCCTTCGTCGGGCTGGGCGGGATCCACTGGGATCCGAACGCCCGTGCCGCCCTGCTGGGGATGACGCGCGACACGGGGCGGGCCCAGATCGCCCGCGCGGCGCTGGAGGCGGTCGCCTACCAGTCACGCGAGCTGATCGACGCGATGCGGGCCGACGGAGCGCCGCGCCCCGCGACGCTGCGCGTGGACGGCGGGTTCACGCGCAACGACTGGGCGATGCAGTTTCTCGCCGATATCCTCGACCTTGAGATCGGACGCCCCGTCGTGACCGAGACCACCGCGCTGGGGGCGGTGATGCTGGGCGGCCTCGGCGCGGGCGTGTTCGCGGATCTGAGGGAAGTCGCGGCGCTGTGGCGACACGACCGCGCGTGGCGGCCCGCCATGGACGCGGAGAAGCGCGACACGCTCTATTCCGGGTGGCGGCGCGCGGTCGCCCGCGTGCTCACGAACTGATATTCTGGCCGACAACACCCCCCTGCAGCGGCACGGGTAGCTCATGGAGACGACCAGGAGACCGACCGTCCCCGCGGCCGAGGAGATCCTCGGCGGGTATTTCCCCGTCCTGGATCACGGGTTCGTCGCGCTCGTCGACTACATGGGCTCGGACGCCGACGTGGAGGCGGCGGCTCGCGTCAGCTACGGGGCCGGCACGCGCCGCGTCAGCCAGACGCGCGGTCTCGTGCGGTATCTGCGGCGCCACGCGCACACGACGCCGAGCGAGATGGTCGAGTTCAAGTTCCACTGCTCCATGCCGATGTTCGTGGCGCGGCAGTGGATCCGACACCGCACGGCGTCCGTCAACGAACTCAGCGCCCGCTACAGCCTCCTGCCGCTGCTGTTCTACAAGCCGGACCACGAGCAGTTCGCCTATCAGAGCCGCCTGAACAACCAGGGCCGCGAGACGGATCCCGCCCCGGATGACCTGTACCGCAGCGCGATCGACCAGTGGGAGAAGCTGCGGAGCAAAGCGGCCCATGCCTACGACTGGCTGCTGTCCGAAGACGTCGCCCGGGAACTCGCGCGGATCGACCTCCCTCTCTCCACCTATACGCAGTGGTACTGGAAGATCGACCTGCACAACCTCCTGCACTTTCTTCGACTGCGGGTGGACTCGCACGCCCAGTGGGAAATCCAGGAGTACGGGCGGGTGATGGCGGGCATGCTGCAGCGGGTCGCGCCGCTCAGCTACGAGGCGTGGGTCGACTACGAGGTGCTGGGGGCGCGGCTGAGCGCGGCAGAACTCGAGGTGCTCCGAAGCCTGCTGCGGGCGGACGCCGGGTCGGAGTCGATCCACGCCGAGGGCGTCGCGACGAAGGAGGACCTCAGGGCGGCCGGCCTGGCGCCCCGGGAGATCCGCGAGCTGCTGGACAAGCTGTCTCCCGTCGAACGCCCCGACTTCACGCTCGATCTCTCGCAGATGAAGAGCGCGGAGGAGATGTCCGAAAAGATGGCGCAGGCGGTGCCGGAACCCACAGCCTGACAGGCGGGGTGCGGCGGCGATCCGTCCCTTCCGGTCAGGCCCCTCCCGTTGCCCGTCCCGGAAGAGTGCGTGCGGCGAACCACACCAGCGACCCCAGCCACAGCGCGTAGAACACGATGCGGATCGGGTGTATCGCCAGCGACTCCTGGAACTGCGGCGCCACTCCGGCGACCAGCATCGTCGTTCGCGACAACTGTTCAGCCGTGAACCATCCCCACAGTACCGCGGCCCACAGTAGACTCCACCGCTTCCAGGTCGGAGGCCCCAACTCGGCCGGGAGTCGGCGCACGTTCATGTAGCCGATGACGAGCGTGAACAGGAACATGCTGGACATCGTGAACGGCCCGGCGATGAGGAGCAGGAAGTCGGGCTGCAGCACATCCAGCGCCTCCCCGCCGATCCATGACGCGGTAATGATCCCCATCGCCGCCAGCACGAAGATCGTCAAAAACACCAGAAACGTACGCTTCTGGGTGAAGAAGCGTGTCCTGTATCCGAAGCGCTCGAAGAAGATGCAGCCCGTGATGCGGGTGACGGTGTCGAGGATCGCCAGTTGGGTCGAAAAGATG
Coding sequences within:
- a CDS encoding glycerol kinase, coding for AIGITNQRETTVVWERASGRPIHPAIVWQDRRTAKECAALRDAGHEGLIERRTGLRLDPYFSGTKLTWILDHVPGAREAAGQGKLIFGTVDTWLLWCLTGGRVHATDASNASRTLLYDIDEGRWHPELLELLRVPASVLPEVRDSAGDFGETSAGLFGRAIPLRGVAGDQQAATFGQAAFDPGGMKFTYGTGAFALLNTGAERLASRHGLLTTVAWQLEGERTYALEGSIFVAGASVQWLRDGLGIIADAAETEALARSVDSTGGVVLVPAFVGLGGIHWDPNARAALLGMTRDTGRAQIARAALEAVAYQSRELIDAMRADGAPRPATLRVDGGFTRNDWAMQFLADILDLEIGRPVVTETTALGAVMLGGLGAGVFADLREVAALWRHDRAWRPAMDAEKRDTLYSGWRRAVARVLTN
- the thyX gene encoding FAD-dependent thymidylate synthase, which codes for METTRRPTVPAAEEILGGYFPVLDHGFVALVDYMGSDADVEAAARVSYGAGTRRVSQTRGLVRYLRRHAHTTPSEMVEFKFHCSMPMFVARQWIRHRTASVNELSARYSLLPLLFYKPDHEQFAYQSRLNNQGRETDPAPDDLYRSAIDQWEKLRSKAAHAYDWLLSEDVARELARIDLPLSTYTQWYWKIDLHNLLHFLRLRVDSHAQWEIQEYGRVMAGMLQRVAPLSYEAWVDYEVLGARLSAAELEVLRSLLRADAGSESIHAEGVATKEDLRAAGLAPREIRELLDKLSPVERPDFTLDLSQMKSAEEMSEKMAQAVPEPTA